One segment of Clavelina lepadiformis chromosome 2, kaClaLepa1.1, whole genome shotgun sequence DNA contains the following:
- the LOC143445117 gene encoding putative arginine--tRNA ligase, mitochondrial, giving the protein MLSNLLRRTFSHEILPAIRHYSSTAPIVTSGSEQVLELLSEIYTRGKDYGFHTDYFKNLQQENIIVEYSSPNIAKMFHVGHYRSTVVGNVISGILSAAGHNVCKMNYLGDWGVQFALLALSYKKYGNPTALKEQPLFHLYELYVKISKEAEENLQIKEEAQEVFLDMENGNADALQFWKCCRELSISEYKKLYHSIGVEFDVFSGESMYLDKSREVLEILKEKDLLYWDNGALKMNLAGSKWLSKSPQIYQHPVLARKNGTSLYLTRDVAAAIDRFNDYKFDRMIYVTDISQAEHFNQIFAILEKMGFPWADKNTEMLMHVGFGRIHKMQTRKGNMTFLHDLLEDAYQKAHEDRLYCKTRKMPLTPKDDVTKIVALSGLIYHDLKARLSKGYNFNLEAALASKGSSGLFLQATHCRLCSLEANAGVHCIPQVDVDRILSEPSLVELIEHLNKYTTMTKTLYETLEPCILLRYLFDLCHLTAKALIPCTVKGADIADAQARLLCFFCAKTILGNGLRLMGVPPLVKM; this is encoded by the coding sequence ATGCTTTCCAATCTATTAAGAAGAACATTCAGTCACGAAATTTTACCAGCAATTCGTCATTATTCCTCAACGGCACCTATTGTGACATCAGGGTCAGAGCAGGTTTTAGAATTATTGTCAGAGATATACACACGTGGTAAGGACTATGGATTTCACAcggattattttaaaaaccttCAACAAGAAAACATCATTGTTGAATATAGTTCACCTAATATTGCCAAAATGTTCCATGTGGGCCACTACCGATCAACAGTTGTAGGAAACGTAATCAGTGGAATTTTATCAGCCGCTGGACACAACGTATGTAAAATGAATTATCTTGGAGATTGGGGTGTTCAATTTGCTTTATTAGCTCTTTCTTACAAAAAGTATGGCAACCCAACTGCCTTAAAAGAGCAACCACTGTTTCATCTTTATGAGTTGTATGTAAAAATTTCCAAAGAGGCAGAGGAAAATCTCCAAATAAAGGAAGAGGCACAAGAAGTATTCTTGGACATGGAAAATGGTAACGCTGATGCATTGCAGTTTTGGAAATGCTGTCGAGAACTCAGTATCTCAGAATATAAAAAGCTTTACCACTCCATTGGTGTTGAATTTGATGTGTTTTCTGGAGAATCAATGTATCTTGACAAAAGTAGGgaagttttggaaattttaaagGAAAAAGATTTGCTGTATTGGGATAACGGGGCATTAAAGATGAATTTGGCTGGCTCAAAATGGCTTAGTAAATCGCCTCAGATTTATCAACACCCTGTGCTTGCACGAAAGAATGGAACTTCGCTTTATCTAACAAGAGATGTAGCAGCGGCCATCGACCGTTTCAATGATTACAAATTTGACCGTATGATCTATGTGACTGATATTTCACAGGCTGAACACTTCAACCAAATCTTTGCCATTTTGGAGAAGATGGGTTTTCCCTGGGCAGATAAAAACACTGAAATGTTGATGCACGTGGGTTTTGGTCGTATTCATAAAATGCAAACGCGCAAAGGGAATATGACCTTCTTGCATGACCTGTTGGAAGATGCTTACCAAAAGGCACATGAGGACAGACTTTATTGCAAAACACGAAAAATGCCGCTAACTCCAAAAGATGATGTTACAAAAATTGTAGCTTTATCTGGACTAATTTATCACGACTTAAAAGCGCGTTTAAGCAAAGGCTACAATTTTAACTTGGAAGCAGCTTTAGCATCTAAGGGTAGCAGTGGATTGTTCTTACAAGCCACTCATTGTCGACTTTGCAGTTTGGAAGCAAATGCTGGTGTTCATTGTATTCCCCAGGTAGATGTTGACAGAATATTATCAGAACCATCTCTTGTAGAGCTGATCGAACACTTAAACAAGTATACAACCATGACAAAGACTCTATATGAAACGCTAGAACCTTGTATTTTACTTCGGTATTTATTTGATCTGTGTCACTTAACGGCAAAAGCACTGATTCCTTGTACTGTCAAAGGTGCAGATATAGCAGATGCCCAAGCAAGgcttctttgttttttctgcGCTAAAACTATTTTAGGAAATGGATTACGCTTAATGGGTGTTCCTCCATTagtaaaaatgtaa
- the LOC143445118 gene encoding actin-related protein 5-like — protein MLNLYTCKDEQNCPDVLHEYEAQLQTESIPLIIDNGSYHCRVGWATKLHPYLNFKNVIAKNRGNRKEKDWDIQVANEIADLETVRWLLRTPYDFNVVVNYSVQETLLDYAFKHLGISTDGCINHPLVLTEAIANPSYCRKQMSELLFESYCIPKLAYGIDCLFSNGYNMPEFDLPEVGLIVSSGFQSTHVLPVFGKKADIKNCCRINLGGYNCSAYMQRLLQFKHPQLVSELTLSRMDEVVHGLCHVAPNYQEEITKCCDIGFKDKHATTLQFSSSTTPSNIKTGNILGGPLKLEKKLKQAEHKLYELECVIELEQESTEAAEKVAADAGCSSIKELKEKTELMRDNIQAIRRDLDEQYRLDKVATGTVKCGIEKCQAPEIIFQPSLVGYNQSGLSECIEMLLENYSKEVQELMAKNIFITGGNTKIDGFRERVVKDMIQIRPYQSEIIVRQAADPSLDAWRGAAKWALSQHCNWMERKDFEECGWEYLKEHNFSNMHVATKSTT, from the coding sequence ATGTTGAATCTTTACACATGCAAAGATGAGCAAAACTGTCCAGATGTTTTGCATGAATATGAAGCTCAACTTCAGACTGAGAGCATTCCTCTTATTATTGACAATGGGTCGTACCACTGTCGTGTAGGATGGGCTACAAAATTGCATCCTTATTTGAACTTCAAAAATGTCATCGCCAAAAATCGTGGAAACCGCAAAGAAAAAGACTGGGACATCCAAGTTGCTAACGAAATTGCTGACTTGGAAACTGTGCGATGGCTGTTGAGAACTCCATATGACTTTAATGTTGTGGTTAATTATTCAGTGCAAGAAACTCTGCTTGATTATGCTTTTAAACATTTAGGTATAAGCACAGATGGATGTATAAATCATCCATTAGTGCTTACTGAAGCAATAGCTAATCCCTCTTATTGCAGAAAACAGATGTCCGAATTATTATTTGAAAGTTATTGCATCCCCAAATTGGCATATGGCATTGATTGCTTATTTAGTAATGGTTATAACATGCCAGAGTTTGATTTACCTGAGGTTGGTCTTATTGTCTCTTCTGGCTTTCAAAGCACCCATGTTTTACCTGTGTTTGGCAAAAAAGCAGACATAAAGAACTGCTGTCGCATAAATCTTGGAGGCTACAACTGTAGTGCATATATGCAACGCTTGCTTCAGTTCAAACACCCACAGCTTGTCTCAGAACTTACTCTCAGCAGAATGGATGAAGTTGTGCATGGGCTTTGCCATGTCGCCCCAAATTACCAAGAAGAGATAACAAAGTGTTGTGATATTGGATTTAAAGACAAACATGCAACCACTTTGCAATTTTCATCTAGCACAACTCCCAGCAATATTAAAACTGGCAATATTCTGGGTGGTCCTTTAAAACTAGAGAAGAAACTGAAGCAAGCAGAACACAAACTGTATGAACTTGAATGTGTGATTGAACTTGAACAAGAAAGCACAGAAGCGGCAGAAAAAGTAGCTGCAGATGCTGGGTGCTCCAGCATAAAAGAATTAAAGGAAAAGACAGAGCTAATGCGTGACAATATTCAGGCCATCAGAAGAGACCTTGATGAACAATATCGGCTCGATAAAGTTGCAACGGGTACAGTTAAATGTGGCATTGAGAAATGCCAGGCCCcggaaattatttttcaaccGTCTCTAGTAGGATATAACCAGTCCGGTCTCAGTGAATGTATTGAAATGTTATTGGAAAATTATTCAAAGGAGGTTCAAGAATTGATGGCaaagaatatttttatcaCTGGAGGCAATACAAAAATTGATGGATTTAGAGAAAGAGTAGTAAAGGATATGATACAAATTCGTCCTTACCAATCTGAAATTATTGTTCGTCAAGCAGCTGATCCTTCACTGGATGCTTGGAGAGGTGCGGCAAAATGGGCTTTATCCCAGCATTGCAATTGGATGGAGCGTAAAGATTTTGAGGAATGTGGATGGGAATATCTTAAAGAACATAACTTTTCCAATATGCATGTTGCAACAAAGTCCACTACATAG
- the LOC143446898 gene encoding aryl hydrocarbon receptor nuclear translocator 2-like isoform X3 translates to MEDMSQKEKEKFAKENHSEIERRRRNKMTAYITELSDMVPTCSALARKPDKLTILRMAVSHMKQLRGAMAGGVENNYKPSFLTDQELKHLVLEAADGFLFVTDCETSQVVYVSDTVTPVLSQAHSDWNGHLLYELVHPDDVGKVREQLSISDSQNAGRILDLKTGTVKKEGQQSSVRMCMGSRRAFICRMKCGKVQVNNMSSPRHLRASALGQYEDGKDMHAVMHVTGFIRAWPPAGYGPDAQAETMDDVALGATAGNYCLVAVARLQITSHPNFGELNTSQDATEFVSRHGSDGTFTFVDMRVTGVLGYQPQDLLKKLPSDFYHPDDIEHMKESFKQVMLLKGQVLTMMYRFRSQSGEYIWLRTSSFAFQNPYNNEVEYVICTNTLVKQPGSEQTMDTAGAAIPEQKAVPVYSQPAEQSPHVAQQHTPQYPAMQVKSPQQEMSYSPQQPFIPATQQGWTHATAQQTTPTQYQQSPVESFSSNMPSQHSTTGYAPGTYQPSSGMSWSPHSATHPMREAYQAQDPMVPGMMEGGNPAYTRSDYEAMNLFPSYTQS, encoded by the exons ATGGAAGATATGAGccagaaagaaaaagaaaagtttgccAAGGAGAATCACTCTGAAATTGAGAGAAGGCGACGTAACAAAATGACTGCATACATCACCGAACTCTCTGATATGGTCCCTACCTGCAGTGCATTGGCCAG AAAACCAGACAAACTGACTATACTTCGTATGGCGGTGTCCCACATGAAGCAGTTACGAGGAGCCATGGCTGGAGGGGTCGAGAACAACTATAAACCGTCATTTCTTACTGATCAG GAACTGAAGCACCTTGTGCTGGAGGCTGCAGATGGATTTCTGTTTGTGACAGATTGTGAAACGAGTCAAGTTGTGTATGTCTCAGACACTGTTACACCTGTGTTGAGTCAG GCTCATTCTGACTGGAACGGGCATTTGCTTTACGAGCTCGTTCATCCGGACGATGTCGGAAAAGTACGAGAACAACTCAGCATTTCTGATTCACAAAATGCag GTCGTATTTTGGACTTGAAGACCGGTACTGTGAAGAAAGAAGGCCAGCAGAGTTCAGTGCGAATGTGCATGGGTTCTCGGCGTGCTTTCATTTGCAGAATGAAATGTGGCAAAGTGCAAGTTAACAACATGTCCTCTCCTCGCCATCTTAGAGC CAGCGCATTGGGTCAGTATGAAGATGGCAAAGACATGCATGCTGTTATGCATGTTACTGGCTTCATCCGAGCCTGGCCGCCAGCTGGTTATGGTCCAGATGCTCAAGCTGAAACCATGGATGATGTTGCACTGGGTGCGACTGCTGGAAATTACTGCCTTGTAGCAGTAGCTCGGCTGCAG ATAACTAGCCATCCAAATTTCGGTGAACTGAACACCTCTCAGGATGCGACTGAATTTGTCTCCCGACATGGCAGTGATGGGACTTTTACTTTTGTCGACATGAGGGTGACTGGAGTGTTGGGATATCAGCCACAG GACTTGCTTAAAAAACTACCATCGGACTTCTACCATCCTGATGACATTGAACATATGAAGGAAAGCTTCAAACAAGTTATGCTGCTTAAAGGCCAG GTATTGACGATGATGTATCGTTTTCGATCGCAATCCGGTGAGTATATCTGGTTGAGAACAAGTTCTTTCGCCTTTCAAAATCCTTACAACAACGAAGTGGAATATGTCATATGCACCAACACTCTTGTCAA GCAACCTGGCAGTGAGCAGACTATGGATACCGCAGGTGCAGCTATACCTGAGCAAAAGGCAGTCCCTGTTTACAGTCAGCCGGCTGAACAATCACCGCATGTTGCCCAACAGCACACGCCTCAGTACCCAGCAATGCAAG TGAAATCTCCTCAGCAAGAAATGTCTTATTCACCACAGCAACCC ttcATACCTGCCACTCAGCAAGGCTGGACACACGCCACAGCCCAACAAACCACACCTACTCAGTACCAGCAATCTCCAGTGGAATCTTTTTCTTCCAACATGC CTTCCCAACACAGTACTACTGGGTATGCGCCTGGCACCTATCAGCCCTCATCTGGAATGTCTTGGTCTCCGCACAGTGCCACTCACCCTATGAGAGAAGCTTACCAAGCCCAG GACCCCATGGTACCGGGCATGATGGAAGGTGGAAACCCGGCGTACACGCGGTCAGATTACGAGGCTATGAACCTGTTTCCGTCCTACACGCAGTCTTAA
- the LOC143446898 gene encoding aryl hydrocarbon receptor nuclear translocator 2-like isoform X2, with protein sequence MAARKNMEDMSQKEKEKFAKENHSEIERRRRNKMTAYITELSDMVPTCSALARKPDKLTILRMAVSHMKQLRGAMAGGVENNYKPSFLTDQELKHLVLEAADGFLFVTDCETSQVVYVSDTVTPVLSQAHSDWNGHLLYELVHPDDVGKVREQLSISDSQNAGRILDLKTGTVKKEGQQSSVRMCMGSRRAFICRMKCGKVQVNNMSSPRHLRASALGQYEDGKDMHAVMHVTGFIRAWPPAGYGPDAQAETMDDVALGATAGNYCLVAVARLQITSHPNFGELNTSQDATEFVSRHGSDGTFTFVDMRVTGVLGYQPQDLLKKLPSDFYHPDDIEHMKESFKQVMLLKGQVLTMMYRFRSQSGEYIWLRTSSFAFQNPYNNEVEYVICTNTLVKQPGSEQTMDTAGAAIPEQKAVPVYSQPAEQSPHVAQQHTPQYPAMQVKSPQQEMSYSPQQPFIPATQQGWTHATAQQTTPTQYQQSPVESFSSNMPSQHSTTGYAPGTYQPSSGMSWSPHSATHPMREAYQAQDPMVPGMMEGGNPAYTRSDYEAMNLFPSYTQS encoded by the exons ATGGCAGCCAG GAAAAACATGGAAGATATGAGccagaaagaaaaagaaaagtttgccAAGGAGAATCACTCTGAAATTGAGAGAAGGCGACGTAACAAAATGACTGCATACATCACCGAACTCTCTGATATGGTCCCTACCTGCAGTGCATTGGCCAG AAAACCAGACAAACTGACTATACTTCGTATGGCGGTGTCCCACATGAAGCAGTTACGAGGAGCCATGGCTGGAGGGGTCGAGAACAACTATAAACCGTCATTTCTTACTGATCAG GAACTGAAGCACCTTGTGCTGGAGGCTGCAGATGGATTTCTGTTTGTGACAGATTGTGAAACGAGTCAAGTTGTGTATGTCTCAGACACTGTTACACCTGTGTTGAGTCAG GCTCATTCTGACTGGAACGGGCATTTGCTTTACGAGCTCGTTCATCCGGACGATGTCGGAAAAGTACGAGAACAACTCAGCATTTCTGATTCACAAAATGCag GTCGTATTTTGGACTTGAAGACCGGTACTGTGAAGAAAGAAGGCCAGCAGAGTTCAGTGCGAATGTGCATGGGTTCTCGGCGTGCTTTCATTTGCAGAATGAAATGTGGCAAAGTGCAAGTTAACAACATGTCCTCTCCTCGCCATCTTAGAGC CAGCGCATTGGGTCAGTATGAAGATGGCAAAGACATGCATGCTGTTATGCATGTTACTGGCTTCATCCGAGCCTGGCCGCCAGCTGGTTATGGTCCAGATGCTCAAGCTGAAACCATGGATGATGTTGCACTGGGTGCGACTGCTGGAAATTACTGCCTTGTAGCAGTAGCTCGGCTGCAG ATAACTAGCCATCCAAATTTCGGTGAACTGAACACCTCTCAGGATGCGACTGAATTTGTCTCCCGACATGGCAGTGATGGGACTTTTACTTTTGTCGACATGAGGGTGACTGGAGTGTTGGGATATCAGCCACAG GACTTGCTTAAAAAACTACCATCGGACTTCTACCATCCTGATGACATTGAACATATGAAGGAAAGCTTCAAACAAGTTATGCTGCTTAAAGGCCAG GTATTGACGATGATGTATCGTTTTCGATCGCAATCCGGTGAGTATATCTGGTTGAGAACAAGTTCTTTCGCCTTTCAAAATCCTTACAACAACGAAGTGGAATATGTCATATGCACCAACACTCTTGTCAA GCAACCTGGCAGTGAGCAGACTATGGATACCGCAGGTGCAGCTATACCTGAGCAAAAGGCAGTCCCTGTTTACAGTCAGCCGGCTGAACAATCACCGCATGTTGCCCAACAGCACACGCCTCAGTACCCAGCAATGCAAG TGAAATCTCCTCAGCAAGAAATGTCTTATTCACCACAGCAACCC ttcATACCTGCCACTCAGCAAGGCTGGACACACGCCACAGCCCAACAAACCACACCTACTCAGTACCAGCAATCTCCAGTGGAATCTTTTTCTTCCAACATGC CTTCCCAACACAGTACTACTGGGTATGCGCCTGGCACCTATCAGCCCTCATCTGGAATGTCTTGGTCTCCGCACAGTGCCACTCACCCTATGAGAGAAGCTTACCAAGCCCAG GACCCCATGGTACCGGGCATGATGGAAGGTGGAAACCCGGCGTACACGCGGTCAGATTACGAGGCTATGAACCTGTTTCCGTCCTACACGCAGTCTTAA
- the LOC143446898 gene encoding aryl hydrocarbon receptor nuclear translocator 2-like isoform X1 gives MESEKNMEDMSQKEKEKFAKENHSEIERRRRNKMTAYITELSDMVPTCSALARKPDKLTILRMAVSHMKQLRGAMAGGVENNYKPSFLTDQELKHLVLEAADGFLFVTDCETSQVVYVSDTVTPVLSQAHSDWNGHLLYELVHPDDVGKVREQLSISDSQNAGRILDLKTGTVKKEGQQSSVRMCMGSRRAFICRMKCGKVQVNNMSSPRHLRASALGQYEDGKDMHAVMHVTGFIRAWPPAGYGPDAQAETMDDVALGATAGNYCLVAVARLQITSHPNFGELNTSQDATEFVSRHGSDGTFTFVDMRVTGVLGYQPQDLLKKLPSDFYHPDDIEHMKESFKQVMLLKGQVLTMMYRFRSQSGEYIWLRTSSFAFQNPYNNEVEYVICTNTLVKQPGSEQTMDTAGAAIPEQKAVPVYSQPAEQSPHVAQQHTPQYPAMQVKSPQQEMSYSPQQPFIPATQQGWTHATAQQTTPTQYQQSPVESFSSNMPSQHSTTGYAPGTYQPSSGMSWSPHSATHPMREAYQAQDPMVPGMMEGGNPAYTRSDYEAMNLFPSYTQS, from the exons ATGGAATCAGA GAAAAACATGGAAGATATGAGccagaaagaaaaagaaaagtttgccAAGGAGAATCACTCTGAAATTGAGAGAAGGCGACGTAACAAAATGACTGCATACATCACCGAACTCTCTGATATGGTCCCTACCTGCAGTGCATTGGCCAG AAAACCAGACAAACTGACTATACTTCGTATGGCGGTGTCCCACATGAAGCAGTTACGAGGAGCCATGGCTGGAGGGGTCGAGAACAACTATAAACCGTCATTTCTTACTGATCAG GAACTGAAGCACCTTGTGCTGGAGGCTGCAGATGGATTTCTGTTTGTGACAGATTGTGAAACGAGTCAAGTTGTGTATGTCTCAGACACTGTTACACCTGTGTTGAGTCAG GCTCATTCTGACTGGAACGGGCATTTGCTTTACGAGCTCGTTCATCCGGACGATGTCGGAAAAGTACGAGAACAACTCAGCATTTCTGATTCACAAAATGCag GTCGTATTTTGGACTTGAAGACCGGTACTGTGAAGAAAGAAGGCCAGCAGAGTTCAGTGCGAATGTGCATGGGTTCTCGGCGTGCTTTCATTTGCAGAATGAAATGTGGCAAAGTGCAAGTTAACAACATGTCCTCTCCTCGCCATCTTAGAGC CAGCGCATTGGGTCAGTATGAAGATGGCAAAGACATGCATGCTGTTATGCATGTTACTGGCTTCATCCGAGCCTGGCCGCCAGCTGGTTATGGTCCAGATGCTCAAGCTGAAACCATGGATGATGTTGCACTGGGTGCGACTGCTGGAAATTACTGCCTTGTAGCAGTAGCTCGGCTGCAG ATAACTAGCCATCCAAATTTCGGTGAACTGAACACCTCTCAGGATGCGACTGAATTTGTCTCCCGACATGGCAGTGATGGGACTTTTACTTTTGTCGACATGAGGGTGACTGGAGTGTTGGGATATCAGCCACAG GACTTGCTTAAAAAACTACCATCGGACTTCTACCATCCTGATGACATTGAACATATGAAGGAAAGCTTCAAACAAGTTATGCTGCTTAAAGGCCAG GTATTGACGATGATGTATCGTTTTCGATCGCAATCCGGTGAGTATATCTGGTTGAGAACAAGTTCTTTCGCCTTTCAAAATCCTTACAACAACGAAGTGGAATATGTCATATGCACCAACACTCTTGTCAA GCAACCTGGCAGTGAGCAGACTATGGATACCGCAGGTGCAGCTATACCTGAGCAAAAGGCAGTCCCTGTTTACAGTCAGCCGGCTGAACAATCACCGCATGTTGCCCAACAGCACACGCCTCAGTACCCAGCAATGCAAG TGAAATCTCCTCAGCAAGAAATGTCTTATTCACCACAGCAACCC ttcATACCTGCCACTCAGCAAGGCTGGACACACGCCACAGCCCAACAAACCACACCTACTCAGTACCAGCAATCTCCAGTGGAATCTTTTTCTTCCAACATGC CTTCCCAACACAGTACTACTGGGTATGCGCCTGGCACCTATCAGCCCTCATCTGGAATGTCTTGGTCTCCGCACAGTGCCACTCACCCTATGAGAGAAGCTTACCAAGCCCAG GACCCCATGGTACCGGGCATGATGGAAGGTGGAAACCCGGCGTACACGCGGTCAGATTACGAGGCTATGAACCTGTTTCCGTCCTACACGCAGTCTTAA